One window from the genome of Musa acuminata AAA Group cultivar baxijiao chromosome BXJ1-4, Cavendish_Baxijiao_AAA, whole genome shotgun sequence encodes:
- the LOC135642880 gene encoding squamosa promoter-binding-like protein 12, translated as MDWNANALLLWDWDNHAPFGGNYKLSAAAAAAGGGASSGSELVNGSSSKSTISASFDSSPKAGKRPGWDADAKNHGKNRTLLEAGSSPAVAQTHGLEESQIGLKLGKRTYFEDVSAESTAKNPLPSLDSAAAPSALVKKARVSYQSAHSTCCQVEGCNIDLNGAKEYHRKHRVCETHSKFPKVIVAGQERRFCQQCSRFHDLSEFDQKKRSCRRRLSDHNARRRKPRPNIISFNSTTFSPSVYNDKYQMNMLWNKSPFGHMKPVATTTSEASQKFMLAQMRGSWVKSSKESSMYEQLHMPDTQLANGFTALYHDVDKPLPLKGTAAEVLNQGSEASGGASNLDRAPDLRRALSLLSTNSWGSPDPGGHGQTPFIIMDAKHASSAQPTIPVANPSNHWIYGEPVSQQAQPLLFSMHRNGNQTQEFQLQKAPYRDTFFDPTQIY; from the exons ATGGATTGGAATGCGAACGCGTTGTTGCTGTGGGATTGGGACAACCACGCGCCATTTGGTGGGAATTACAAGTtgtctgccgccgccgccgccgccggcggtGGCGCTTCCTCTGGCTCTGAATTGGTGAATGGTTCCTCGTCCAAGAGCACCATCTCTGCTTCCTTCGATTCCTCGCCGAAGGCAGGAAAGCGACCTGGGTGGGACGCTGACGCGAAGAATCACGGCAAGAACAGAACTTTACTGGAAGCTGGTTCTTCCCCAGCGGTAGCGCAGACGCATGGATTGGAGGAGTCACAAATAGGGTTGAAGCTTGGTAAGAGAACCTACTTCGAGGATGTCTCAGCTGAGAGTACCGCGAAGAACCCCTTGCCCTCTTTGGATTCTGCAGCGGCACCTTCTGCTCTGGTCAAGAAGGCGCGAGTGTCTTATCAGAGTGCACATAGTACCTGCTGCCAAGTTGAAGGTTGCAATATCGATCTTAATGGAGCCAAGGAGTATCACCGGAAGCACAGGGTCTGTGAAACCCATTCCAAATTCCCCAAGGTCATCGTCGCCGGTCAGGAGCGCCGGTTTTGTCAGCAGTGTAGCAG GTTCCATGATCTGTCGGAGTTTGATCAGAAAAAGAGAAGTTGTCGAAGGCGTTTATCTGATCATAATGCTCGACGTCGCAAGCCACGACCAAACATAATCTCCTTCAATTCGACGACCTTTTCTCCATCGGTTTACa ATGATAAATATCAGATGAACATGCTATGGAATAAATCTCCTTTTGGTCACATGAAACCAGTGGCAACCACCACAAGTGAAGCTTCTCAAAAATTCATGCTTGCACAAATGAGAGGATCATGGGTGAAATCAAGCAAAGAAAGCAGCATGTATGAGCAGCTGCATATGCCAGACACTCAGCTAGCAAATGGCTTTACTGCACTTTATCATGATGTAGACAAGCCCTTGCCACTCAAAGGCACTGCCGCCGAAGTACTCAATCAAG GTTCAGAGGCATCTGGAGGAGCTTCGAACTTGGACAGAGCACCAGATCTTCGGcgtgctctctctcttctgtcaaccAATTCTTGGGGTTCTCCCGACCCAGGAGGCCACGGACAAACTCCTTTCATTATCATGGATGCTAAGCATGCCAGTTCGGCACAGCCCACTATACCTGTCGCGAATCCCTCAAATCACTGGATCTACGGAGAGCCTGTATCTCAACAAGCTCAACCACTCCTGTTTAGCATGCACAGAAATGGCAACCAGACCCAGGAGTTTCAGCTGCAAAAAGCCCCTTATAGGGATACTTTCTTTGACCCCACTCAGATTTACTGA
- the LOC135642870 gene encoding protein METHYLENE BLUE SENSITIVITY 1-like translates to MTGKAKPKKHTAKEIAGKIDAATTNRGGGKAGQSDRSGQDKGGHAKLECPLCKITAPDVKSMQIHHDSRHPKIPFDESKLVNLHATCAPETSKPRPGVRGSFKK, encoded by the coding sequence ATGACGGGGAAGGCGAAGCCGAAGAAGCACACGGCGAAAGAGATCGCCGGGAAGATCGACGCGGCGACGACGAACCGGGGCGGGGGCAAGGCGGGGCAGTCGGATCGGTCGGGTCAGGATAAGGGCGGCCACGCGAAGCTCGAGTGTCCCCTGTGCAAGATCACCGCCCCCGACGTCAAGTCCATGCAGATCCACCATGACTCCCGCCACCCCAAGATCCCCTTCGACGAGTCCAAGCTCGTCAATCTCCACGCCACCTGTGCCCCCGAAACCTCCAAGCCCCGCCCCGGCGTCCGCGGCAGCTTCAAGAAatag